One Danio rerio strain Tuebingen ecotype United States chromosome 13, GRCz12tu, whole genome shotgun sequence DNA window includes the following coding sequences:
- the haao gene encoding 3-hydroxyanthranilate 3,4-dioxygenase isoform X2: MTNQSLHVNIDKWIAENETSFLPPVCNKLMFFYQLNIMYVGGPNVRKDYHIEEGEELFYQVRGDMVLKVIENGKHKDVHIREGEMFLLPARIPHSPQRQANTVGLVVERRRLSKETDGLRYFVANSTEVLFERWFYCENLGTQLVPIIKEFMDSKENETGKPDPANPIKPAPYPLNTMNVMTPFSFREWVEKQKPVLASGCPVDMFGEQFETETLLFGSGTSVNKRQTDGWIWQLEGLSNVFMNGKEYSLSAGDCLLIFGETEYKWQRSQDCVALYVAQDPDRKRPY; this comes from the exons GTTTTTTTATCAGTTGAATATTATGTATGTTGGTGGTCCAAATGTGAGGAAAGATTATCACATTGAGGAAGGAGAAGAG CTTTTTTACCAGGTGAGGGGTGACATGGTTTTGAAAGTGATAGAGAATGGCAAACATAAAGATGTGCATATTCGAGAAGGTGAG ATGTTCCTGCTTCCAGCACGAATTCCCCATTCTCCTCAGAGACAGGCAAATACTGTAGGGCTGGTGGTAGAGCGGAGGAGGCTTTCCAAAGAAACAGATGGCCTTAG ATACTTTGTGGCGAATAGTACGGAAGTCTTGTTTGAGCGCTGGTTCTACTGTGAAAATCTTGGAACCCAACTTGTTCCCATCATCAAAGA GTTTATGGATTCCAAAGAGAATGAAACAGGAAAACCTGATCCAG CGAATCCCATAAAGCCAGCCCCTTACCCGCTCAACACAATGAATGTGATGACACCATTCAGCTTCAGAGAGTGGGTGGAAAAGCAGAAGCCTGTCCTTGCCAGCGGTTGTCCAGTGGATATGTTCGGAGAACAGTTTGAGACTGAG ACACTGCTGTTTGGATCTGGAACATCtgtaaataaaagacaaactGACGGCTGGATCTGGCAGCtg gAAGGGTTGTCCAACGTCTTCATGAATGGTAAAGAGTACAGCTTGTCTGCTGGGGATTGTCTTCTTATTTTTGGAGAGACAGA GTATAAATGGCAACGGTCACAGGATTGTGTTGCTTTGTATGTTGCTCAAGACCCAGACAGGAAGAGACCCTACTGA
- the haao gene encoding 3-hydroxyanthranilate 3,4-dioxygenase (The RefSeq protein has 4 substitutions compared to this genomic sequence), whose protein sequence is MTNQSLHVNIDKWIAENETSFLPPVCNKLMFFYQLNIMYVGGPNVRKDYHIEEGEELFYQVRGDMVLKVIENGKHKDVHIREGEMFLLPARIPHSPQRQANTVGLVIERRRLSKETDGLRYFVANSTEVLFERWFYCENLGTQLVPIIKEFMDSKENETGKPDPANPIKPAPYPLNTMNVMTPFSFREWVEKQKPVLASGCPVDMFGEQFETETLLFGSGTSANKRRTDGWIWQLEGLSNVFMNGKEYSLTAGDCLLIFGETEYKWQRSQDCVALYVAQDPDRKRPY, encoded by the exons GTTTTTTTATCAGTTGAATATTATGTATGTTGGTGGTCCAAATGTGAGGAAAGATTATCACATTGAGGAAGGAGAAGAG CTTTTTTACCAGGTGAGGGGTGACATGGTTTTGAAAGTGATAGAGAATGGCAAACATAAAGATGTGCATATTCGAGAAGGTGAG ATGTTCCTGCTTCCAGCACGAATTCCCCATTCTCCTCAGAGACAGGCAAATACTGTAGGGCTGGTGGTAGAGCGGAGGAGGCTTTCCAAAGAAACAGATGGCCTTAG ATACTTTGTGGCGAATAGTACGGAAGTCTTGTTTGAGCGCTGGTTCTACTGTGAAAATCTTGGAACCCAACTTGTTCCCATCATCAAAGA GTTTATGGATTCCAAAGAGAATGAAACAGGAAAACCTGATCCAG CGAATCCCATAAAGCCAGCCCCTTACCCGCTCAACACAATGAATGTGATGACACCATTCAGCTTCAGAGAGTGGGTGGAAAAGCAGAAGCCTGTCCTTGCCAGCGGTTGTCCAGTGGATATGTTCGGAGAACAGTTTGAGACTGAG ACACTGCTGTTTGGATCTGGAACATCtgtaaataaaagacaaactGACGGCTGGATCTGGCAGCtg gAAGGGTTGTCCAACGTCTTCATGAATGGTAAAGAGTACAGCTTGTCTGCTGGGGATTGTCTTCTTATTTTTGGAGAGACAGA GTATAAATGGCAACGGTCACAGGATTGTGTTGCTTTGTATGTTGCTCAAGACCCAGACAGGAAGAGACCCTACTGA